AGAGGGGCCTATAAAGAGACAAATTATTGTACTACAACAACCAAAAGTTTAAATCATTCCTTAGATAATCCAATTTGTTACTGGGACTCTTGAATGAAGATTCATGAGAACACATAGCATTTCATAAAGTCCAGCTATTGCAAAACTGTATTTCAGCATCTTTAAATAATTGACAACTGCCTGTTGGAAGGAAGCTCTCTTGTGTAGAAATGAAGCATCTGAAATCCTATTTTTACACATCTTTATACCTGTGTTTTCAGTTTTATTTTGAAAAAGCTTCCCATCGTAGAATTTTTGTGCACTATATATCTGGCTTGCTGGGGTATTAGGGGGAAAGCTGAATGTAAATGGAAGATTATTAGTGCCATTCAGTGTTCTCTATCTAGAGAAATTGCTGCAGTCTGTTAGATGACTAGCAGGAAACAACATGCCTGCAGAAAACATGATTTGCATTTTTGCCATCCACTGTATTCGAGTGGTTACcataagagaggaagaaaagacatTGCATCTGAAAGAAGACTGTATAATAGGGTGCACGGTTACATCATCTAGAGGAAAACAGCTTGCAGACACAAAGAGGGAGTCGGAAAAAAGGCTTGGCTTAGCAACCTGCTACTGGGATTCAGACAAAGAAGGTAGGAGAGAAGCTGAGTGAGAGAGCAACAGTTACTAATGCCAGCAAAGGGAAATCACACCATCGCCTTCTCCATGGCAGAAGAGGCAGCTGTACACAACATCATTTCCACTTTTCAACAAAAGTAAGTTTTGGGAGAAGATAATGACTGTCTAAAATGTGTACTCCCTTTTAAAAATGCCTTCACAGATGCACTGTTTTTTGGTAGTTACTGTTTGTACTGGAATCACTTTTCTAGTGATCTTCAATTTCAGTTTTGGAGATAGCTTTCAGAGATCCAGTGTAACAGATACGTCTGGTTTATCTAAAGTCTGCAAATTAGTTTTCGAAGGGAAATTGTCATTCCTGTGGGAAAATAGTCTCACGATATCACCTGACAAATCTTCTTGTGATAAATATCTGATTCAAAGTCACTATATAACCAAGCCTCTGTCTGAGGAAGAAGctgcatttcctctggcctatATGATGGCCATCCACAAGGACTTTGAAACCTTCGAGAGACTCTTCAGGGCCATTTATATGCCCCAGAACGTGTACTGTGTCCACGTCGACGAGAAGGCTGCGGTCGAATTTAAAACAGCTGTGGAGAAATTACTGGACTGCTTCCCCAATGCCTTTGTGGCTTCCAAGCTGGAGCCGGTTGTCTATGCCGGAATATCCCGGCTGCAGGCCGACTTGAACTGCATGAGGGACCTCGCTGCCTCGGAGACACAGTGGAAGTACCTCATCAACACCTGTGGGCAAGATTTCCCCCTGAAGACGAACAGGGAGATCATTCGACACCTGAAAAGATTTAAAGGCAAGAACATCACCCCAGGGGTGCTACCTCCTGCCCATGCTGTGGGAAGGACGAGATATGTTCACAGGGAATACTTGGGTCAGGAGCGCTCCTATGTAATAAACACCCAGGTCCTGAAGAGCTCTCCCCCACACAACCTGACCATCTACTTCGGCTCAGCTTACGTGGCTCTCACAAGGGagtttaccaactttattttcCAAGACCCCCGGGCTGTTGACTTGCTTCTGTGGTCTAAGGACACTTACAGCCCAGATGAGCATTTCTGGGTGACCCTCAACAGGATTTCAGGTATGTGTGGCTCTGCCTTTGATTCCTAAGGGCAGGACCAGCTCTGAGGAATCCTTGATTAGATAATGTAGATTTTTTTGGAAAATCCAAAAAACATTCCCTTCTGGATTAGACTACAGAGGTATTGAAAATTAGGGACCTAAAAGCAGCTTCTCTGCTGAGGGCTTGAGTCAACTTAGTGTTTGCCAATTCTCAAAGGTAGAGTTTTATTTCCTACAGATACTTTGTTAATGCTTTTTGAAATGTTGACATGAAGTAAATCCACCAATATCCTACCCAACGCTTCCTGAAGTGATGGGTGGAGGAACATTAAGCCCTTAATTGGTCATGCCCTACACTTCTTTAAAAAATCAAGCACTGAGGGCTGCATTTCACCAGGAAGTGAGGTGATATTTCTCCAGTTCTCATCAGTAATCTTCCACGTTGCCTCACTGGATTTGTTTTGACTGAAGGAATACTTTTGTGTTAGTGAAAGAACTAGAAACCTTCATTATAACGAGAGAAAAGCAACCCTAGTTGGGTCATTGAGGTCTGTCTAATAGCTACGGCAAAGGGTAAAATCACCTCCTTCCAGCAGAGCAGGCAAATTCCTGAGACTCCTTCCATGGCTGGGCTTCTGGGGTTGTTTACTAGTGATGTCACTAGAGATCATCCAAGTTAGATCAgttatatttgagtgtttactatatgcaaagcactgtactaagtgcttgggagagtacaagacatattccctgctcacagtgagctttcagtctagagggggagacagtcataaatataagtaattaaaattacagatatgtgtgtgtgtatatacatatatatatatatataatatgcacATGTATGCTCTCTTTAttctgtgggga
This sequence is a window from Ornithorhynchus anatinus isolate Pmale09 chromosome X2, mOrnAna1.pri.v4, whole genome shotgun sequence. Protein-coding genes within it:
- the LOC100084006 gene encoding N-acetyllactosaminide beta-1,6-N-acetylglucosaminyl-transferase-like isoform X3 gives rise to the protein MPSQMHCFLVVTVCTGITFLVIFNFSFGDSFQRSSVTDTSGLSKVCKLVFEGKLSFLWENSLTISPDKSSCDKYLIQSHYITKPLSEEEAAFPLAYMMAIHKDFETFERLFRAIYMPQNVYCVHVDEKAAVEFKTAVEKLLDCFPNAFVASKLEPVVYAGISRLQADLNCMRDLAASETQWKYLINTCGQDFPLKTNREIIRHLKRFKGKNITPGVLPPAHAVGRTRYVHREYLGQERSYVINTQVLKSSPPHNLTIYFGSAYVALTREFTNFIFQDPRAVDLLLWSKDTYSPDEHFWVTLNRISGVPGSMPNASWEGNLRAIKWNDMEQQHGGCHGHYVRGICIYGTGDLKWLFDSSSMFANKFELKSYPLTLECLELRHRERALNQSETPVEISWHF